The Chitinophaga parva genomic sequence TATCCTGGGGCCGCAGCAGATCATAGGCGGTACTGCCAATACGCTGGTACACCTGCACCGGCGGGTGGCGGAGGGCTGTAATTACATTGGGCTGGGGCCTTTCCGCTTTACCACCACCAAGCAAAAGCTCAGTCCCATCCTGGGTTTGGAGGGCTACCAGTCCTTACTGGCAGCCATAGATTGCCCGCTGCCGGTTTACGCTATTGGTGGCATAACAGCCGCGGATGTACCGGCGTTGCTGGATGCTGGTGTACATGGTGTGGCCGTATCTGGTGTTATCACTGCTGCGGAAGATAAGCAGCACATCGTTTCACAATTTAATCAAATGCTTTATGGCCGCTTTGCAAATAGCCGGTAATACGTTTAATTCCCGCCTTTTCCTGGGTACCGGGAAATTTGGTTCCTCCATGGAAATGGAAGCTGCGGTGCTGGCTTCCGGCACAGAGCTGGTTACGGTGGCACTAAAACGCCTGGACCTGCAGCAACAGGATGATACGCTGCAATACCTGCAGCATGCCCACCTGCAACTGCTGCCCAATACATCCGGCGCCCGCCATGCCAAAGAAGCCATCCTGGCGGCCCAGCTGGCGCGGGAAGCATTGCAGACCAACTGGCTCAAACTGGAAATACATCCCGATCCGAAGTACCTGCTGCCCGATGCCGTAGAAACCCTGAAGGCTACAGCAGCATTGGCCAAAATGGGCTTTATCGTATTGCCTTACATCCATGCGGACCCC encodes the following:
- a CDS encoding thiazole synthase, with the translated sequence MAALQIAGNTFNSRLFLGTGKFGSSMEMEAAVLASGTELVTVALKRLDLQQQDDTLQYLQHAHLQLLPNTSGARHAKEAILAAQLAREALQTNWLKLEIHPDPKYLLPDAVETLKATAALAKMGFIVLPYIHADPVLCKQLEDAGTAAVMPLGAPIGTNKGLRTLDFLEIIIAQSKVPVIVDAGIGAPSHAAHAMELGADAVLVNTAIATAQDPAKMAHAFKLAVEAGRSAFEATLPAVRDHAMASSPLTAFLDV
- the thiE gene encoding thiamine phosphate synthase, which encodes MYNRLQYIAASYEQLQGALDAGCTWIQLRCKNIPEKDYCTLAIRSKLLCERYKATFIVNDSVTVAQYAGADGVHLGLEDGSIRVARNILGPQQIIGGTANTLVHLHRRVAEGCNYIGLGPFRFTTTKQKLSPILGLEGYQSLLAAIDCPLPVYAIGGITAADVPALLDAGVHGVAVSGVITAAEDKQHIVSQFNQMLYGRFANSR